A single region of the Oncorhynchus kisutch isolate 150728-3 linkage group LG30, Okis_V2, whole genome shotgun sequence genome encodes:
- the LOC116358651 gene encoding alanine aminotransferase 2-like isoform X1, with amino-acid sequence MSLLCLREICRKMRSIKQTELEPLVRRANQIRTEVTQGGRKPCKDVIDVSWGDKHRGGVQPLTFVRQVLAACLYPQLIHSYKLPGDVRQRVQSLLGACDGGSVGSYTPTGGISYIQCSVSNFISRRDGGVPSSPENIFMTSGSQRSIMQVLNMLADFHNQASLPTGVLTAVPTYSSFKMMLQRLGAAVVPYYLDEEQCWAMEVEELRRALQASKGVCNTVALYVINPGNPTGHVQSRKCIEKVIRFAAEERLFLMADEVYQESVFGEGSEFVSYKKVLSEMGPPLSHTVELASFHSASKGFMGECGLRGGYVELVNLDPAVMRYAYTLFSTDICAPVTGQLALELMANPPRPGDPSYPVYAQETQSIRAMLVHNMSWVPEFLNNIPGISCQPMMGGAFVFPRLYLPQAAIEKAKVVGMQPDLWYCKRLLEEAGVCVGPGCEYGQKEGTHHIRLCVMTPVETMEEVLKRLKNFHLHFLKEFS; translated from the exons GGAGGGAGGAAGCCCTGTAAGGATGTGATAGATGTCAGCTGGGGAGACAAACACAGAGGAGGGGTCCAACCTTTGACCTTCGTTCGACAG GTTCTTGCAGCCTGCCTCTACCCTCAGTTGATCCACAGTTACAAACTGCCAGGGGACGTTAGACAGAGGGTCCAAAGCCTGCTGGGAGCATGTGATGGGGGGAGTGTAG GCTCATACACGCCCACTGGTGGTATCTCTTATATACAGTGCAGTGTGTCCAACTTCATCTCTCGACGAGATGGTGGTGTACCATCGTCCCCCGAGAATATCTTCATGACATCTGGCTCTCAAAGGTCAATAATG CAAGTGTTGAATATGCTGGCTGACTTCCACAATCAGGCCTCACTTCCGACAGGTGTGTTGACCGCTGTGCCCACCTACTCTTCCTTCAAAATGATGTTGCAAAGGCTCGGGGCAGCCGTTGTTCCCTACTACCTAGATGAGGAGCAGTGTTGGGCAATGGAGGTGGAGGAGCTACGCAGAGCACTACAGGCCTCTAAGGGTGTCTGCAACACAGTTGCCCTGTATGTCATCAACCCGGGGAATCCTACAG GTCATGTTCAGAGCAGGAAGTGTATTGAAAAGGTGATCCGATTCGCTGCGGAGGAGAGGCTCTTCCTCATGGCTGATGAG GTGTATCAGGAAAGTGTGTTCGGGGAGGGCAGTGAGTTTGTCTCCTATAAGAAGGTTCTGTCTGAGATGgggcctcctctctctcacacagtggAGCTGGCCTCTTTCCACTCAGCATCCAAAGGCTTCATGGGAGA GTGTGGGCTACGCGGGGGGTACGTGGAGCTGGTGAACCTTGACCCAGCCGTCATGAGGTACGCCTACACCCTCTTTTCCACTGACATCTGTGCCCCTGTGACTGGTCAGCTAGCCCTGGAGCTCATGGCTAACCCTCCCAGGCCAGGGGACCCCTCATACCCGGTCTACGCCCAG GAGACCCAGTCTATCCGGGCCATGCTGGTCCATAACATGAGCTGGGTCCCAGAGTTTCTGAACAATATCCCAGGAATCAGCTGTCAGCCGATGATGGGAGGAGCTTTCGTATTCCCCCGGCTGTATCTACCCCAAGCAGCCATTGAGAAGGCCAAG GTGGTGGGGATGCAGCCTGACCTGTGGTACTGTAAACGGTTACTAGAGGAggcaggagtgtgtgtgggacCGGGGTGTGAGTATGGACAGAAGGAAGGCACCCACCACATCAG actgtgtgtcATGACCCCAGTGGAGACCATGGAAGAGGTACTGAAACGCCTGAAGAACTTCCACCTGCACTTCCTCAAGGAGTTCTCCTGA
- the LOC116358651 gene encoding alanine aminotransferase 2-like isoform X2 has protein sequence MTSGSQRSIMQVLNMLADFHNQASLPTGVLTAVPTYSSFKMMLQRLGAAVVPYYLDEEQCWAMEVEELRRALQASKGVCNTVALYVINPGNPTGHVQSRKCIEKVIRFAAEERLFLMADEVYQESVFGEGSEFVSYKKVLSEMGPPLSHTVELASFHSASKGFMGECGLRGGYVELVNLDPAVMRYAYTLFSTDICAPVTGQLALELMANPPRPGDPSYPVYAQETQSIRAMLVHNMSWVPEFLNNIPGISCQPMMGGAFVFPRLYLPQAAIEKAKVVGMQPDLWYCKRLLEEAGVCVGPGCEYGQKEGTHHIRLCVMTPVETMEEVLKRLKNFHLHFLKEFS, from the exons ATGACATCTGGCTCTCAAAGGTCAATAATG CAAGTGTTGAATATGCTGGCTGACTTCCACAATCAGGCCTCACTTCCGACAGGTGTGTTGACCGCTGTGCCCACCTACTCTTCCTTCAAAATGATGTTGCAAAGGCTCGGGGCAGCCGTTGTTCCCTACTACCTAGATGAGGAGCAGTGTTGGGCAATGGAGGTGGAGGAGCTACGCAGAGCACTACAGGCCTCTAAGGGTGTCTGCAACACAGTTGCCCTGTATGTCATCAACCCGGGGAATCCTACAG GTCATGTTCAGAGCAGGAAGTGTATTGAAAAGGTGATCCGATTCGCTGCGGAGGAGAGGCTCTTCCTCATGGCTGATGAG GTGTATCAGGAAAGTGTGTTCGGGGAGGGCAGTGAGTTTGTCTCCTATAAGAAGGTTCTGTCTGAGATGgggcctcctctctctcacacagtggAGCTGGCCTCTTTCCACTCAGCATCCAAAGGCTTCATGGGAGA GTGTGGGCTACGCGGGGGGTACGTGGAGCTGGTGAACCTTGACCCAGCCGTCATGAGGTACGCCTACACCCTCTTTTCCACTGACATCTGTGCCCCTGTGACTGGTCAGCTAGCCCTGGAGCTCATGGCTAACCCTCCCAGGCCAGGGGACCCCTCATACCCGGTCTACGCCCAG GAGACCCAGTCTATCCGGGCCATGCTGGTCCATAACATGAGCTGGGTCCCAGAGTTTCTGAACAATATCCCAGGAATCAGCTGTCAGCCGATGATGGGAGGAGCTTTCGTATTCCCCCGGCTGTATCTACCCCAAGCAGCCATTGAGAAGGCCAAG GTGGTGGGGATGCAGCCTGACCTGTGGTACTGTAAACGGTTACTAGAGGAggcaggagtgtgtgtgggacCGGGGTGTGAGTATGGACAGAAGGAAGGCACCCACCACATCAG actgtgtgtcATGACCCCAGTGGAGACCATGGAAGAGGTACTGAAACGCCTGAAGAACTTCCACCTGCACTTCCTCAAGGAGTTCTCCTGA